Proteins encoded by one window of Micromonospora coxensis:
- a CDS encoding N-acetylglutaminylglutamine amidotransferase, producing MCGLAGEFRRDGSRADVAAVERMAATMSDRGPDDSGVWSQGPVALGHRRLKIIDLSAASGQPLVDPDSGLTGVFNGCVYNYRELRAELQAKGHRFFSTGDSEVVVKAYAEWGLDFVDHLIGMFAVAITERDTGRLVLARDRLGIKPLYVAETPGVVRFASTLPALLAGGGIDTSIDPVALAHYLSFHSIVPPPRTILRGVAKLPPATVRVYEPDGRTHERVYWDPAFTRAAERADWSERDWQDALLESLTTAVRRRMVADVPVGVLLSGGLDSSLVVALLAGEGQTGLATFSIGFDAVGGREGDEFVYSDLVAKTFGTDHHQLRVAAQDLVPPLEAAVAAMSEPMVSHDCVAFYLLSQEVARHVKVVQSGQGADEILGGYHWYPPLAGIDREQALDTYAKAFFDRDAAGLARVLNPDWLADGDPAREFVAAHLTRAGADTAVDAGLRIDTQVMLTDDPVKRVDNMTMAHGLEARVPFLDHEFVELAASCPPELKLAQGGKGVLKEIGRRVLPHEVIDRPKGYFPVPGLTHLEGKLLDRVRDALSAPAARRRDLFRADYVDALLADPNAELTPLNGNKLWQLGLLEMWLQSHGID from the coding sequence ATGTGCGGACTGGCTGGGGAGTTCCGCCGTGACGGCTCACGCGCCGATGTCGCGGCGGTGGAGCGCATGGCGGCCACGATGAGTGACCGGGGACCCGACGACAGTGGGGTCTGGTCCCAGGGGCCGGTCGCCCTCGGGCACCGACGCCTGAAGATCATCGACCTGTCGGCGGCCAGCGGGCAGCCGCTCGTCGACCCCGACTCCGGGCTCACCGGCGTCTTCAACGGCTGCGTCTACAACTATCGCGAGCTGCGCGCGGAGTTGCAGGCCAAGGGGCACCGCTTCTTCTCCACCGGCGACAGCGAGGTGGTCGTCAAGGCGTACGCCGAGTGGGGGCTCGACTTCGTCGACCACCTGATCGGCATGTTCGCCGTCGCCATCACCGAGCGGGACACCGGCCGGCTGGTGCTGGCCCGCGACCGCCTCGGCATCAAGCCGCTGTACGTGGCCGAGACCCCGGGCGTGGTGCGCTTCGCCAGCACCCTGCCGGCGCTGCTGGCCGGCGGCGGGATCGACACCTCGATCGACCCGGTCGCGCTCGCGCACTACCTCAGCTTCCACAGCATCGTGCCGCCGCCGCGCACCATCCTGCGTGGCGTCGCCAAGCTCCCCCCGGCCACCGTCCGGGTGTACGAGCCGGACGGCCGTACCCACGAGCGGGTCTACTGGGACCCGGCCTTCACCCGCGCCGCCGAGCGCGCCGACTGGTCCGAGCGGGACTGGCAGGACGCGCTGCTGGAGTCGCTGACCACCGCCGTGCGCCGCCGGATGGTCGCCGACGTGCCGGTCGGCGTGCTGCTCTCCGGCGGGCTCGACTCCAGCCTGGTCGTCGCGCTGCTGGCCGGCGAGGGGCAGACCGGCCTGGCCACCTTCTCCATCGGCTTCGACGCCGTCGGCGGCCGGGAGGGCGACGAGTTCGTCTACTCCGATCTGGTCGCGAAGACCTTCGGCACCGACCACCACCAGCTCCGGGTGGCCGCCCAGGACCTCGTGCCGCCGCTGGAGGCGGCCGTGGCGGCGATGAGCGAGCCGATGGTCAGCCACGACTGCGTCGCGTTCTACCTGCTCAGCCAGGAGGTCGCGAGGCACGTCAAGGTGGTCCAGTCGGGCCAGGGCGCGGACGAGATCCTCGGTGGCTACCACTGGTACCCGCCGCTCGCCGGCATCGACCGGGAGCAGGCGCTCGACACGTACGCCAAGGCGTTCTTCGACCGGGACGCGGCCGGCCTGGCCCGGGTGCTGAACCCGGACTGGCTGGCCGACGGCGACCCGGCGCGGGAGTTCGTCGCCGCCCACCTGACGCGGGCCGGCGCGGACACCGCGGTCGACGCCGGCCTGCGGATCGACACCCAGGTCATGCTCACCGACGACCCGGTGAAGCGGGTCGACAACATGACCATGGCGCACGGGCTGGAGGCCCGGGTGCCGTTCCTCGACCACGAGTTCGTGGAGCTGGCCGCGAGCTGCCCGCCGGAGCTGAAGCTGGCCCAGGGCGGCAAGGGCGTGCTCAAGGAGATCGGCCGCCGGGTCCTCCCGCACGAGGTCATCGACCGGCCGAAGGGCTACTTCCCGGTGCCGGGCCTCACCCACCTCGAGGGCAAGCTCCTCGACCGGGTACGCGACGCGCTCTCCGCGCCCGCCGCCCGCCGCCGCGACCTGTTCCGTGCCGACTACGTCGACGCGCTGCTCGCCGATCCGAACGCCGAACTGACCCCGTTGAACGGAAACAAGCTGTGGCAACTCGGCCTCCTGGAAATGTGGCTCCAGAGCCACGGAATCGACTGA
- the msrA gene encoding peptide-methionine (S)-S-oxide reductase MsrA, whose protein sequence is MFLRRMKAELPTPDQALPGRPIAMPIADRHEVLGSSLKGPFPAGAQVAVFGMGCFWGAERLFWTLPGVLTTSAGYAGGVTPNPTYEEVCSGMTGHAEVVQVVYDPTVISYEDLLKVFWENHDPTQGMRQGNDVGTQYRSTIYTTTDEQLATAQASRDAFAPIVARAGKGEITTEIAPLGDYYFAEDYHQQYLAPTKNPNGYCNHGPNGLSCPVGVARTAG, encoded by the coding sequence GTGTTCCTTCGCCGCATGAAGGCCGAGCTGCCCACCCCCGACCAGGCCCTGCCCGGCCGGCCGATCGCGATGCCGATCGCCGACCGCCACGAGGTGCTCGGCTCCTCGCTGAAGGGCCCGTTCCCGGCCGGTGCGCAGGTCGCGGTCTTCGGGATGGGTTGTTTCTGGGGCGCCGAGCGACTGTTCTGGACCCTGCCGGGCGTGCTCACCACCTCCGCCGGCTACGCGGGCGGCGTCACGCCGAACCCCACGTACGAGGAGGTCTGCTCGGGCATGACCGGGCACGCCGAGGTGGTCCAGGTGGTCTACGACCCGACGGTCATCAGCTACGAGGACCTGCTCAAGGTCTTCTGGGAGAACCACGACCCGACTCAGGGCATGCGCCAGGGCAACGACGTCGGCACCCAGTACCGCTCGACGATCTACACCACGACCGACGAGCAGTTGGCCACCGCGCAGGCGTCGCGCGACGCGTTCGCCCCGATCGTGGCCCGGGCCGGCAAGGGCGAGATCACCACGGAGATCGCCCCGCTCGGTGACTACTACTTCGCCGAGGACTATCACCAGCAGTACCTCGCCCCGACGAAGAACCCGAACGGGTACTGCAACCACGGCCCCAACGGGCTGAGCTGTCCGGTCGGCGTGGCCCGTACCGCCGGCTGA
- a CDS encoding cation:proton antiporter domain-containing protein, giving the protein MADVAIVLVVGYVFGRWLRRMGQPVVIGEIIAGIALGPSLLGLLPGNPTAVIFPAEARPYLSAISQVGLLLFMFLIGWEFDRRVVARRKALTLSVSLCSIALSFGLGVGLAALLYADHATVAGRRVPFTVFALFLGAAMSITAFPVLARILKDRKLLHTEVGVLALGSAAIDDILAWCILALVAAIAAAGDGTDLVQIAVLSAAYVAVMSTVVRPLLTAFVRRTAALNRPAYLAIFVAAGVFLSSYATTWIGIHAIFGAFAFGFIMPRRPEAALHRQVREPFENIGLVLLPVFFIVTGLGVDIASLTAANYLELGAIILVACVGKTIGAAAPALALGLPGRDARTLGVLMNTRGLTELIVLNVGVSLHVLDKQMFTMMVIMALVTTAMAGPLLPKAPATPAADVARPEPADRAVPSR; this is encoded by the coding sequence ATGGCGGACGTCGCCATCGTCCTCGTCGTCGGGTACGTCTTCGGCCGCTGGCTGCGGCGGATGGGTCAGCCCGTGGTCATCGGCGAGATCATCGCCGGCATCGCGCTCGGTCCGAGCCTGCTCGGGCTGCTGCCCGGCAACCCCACCGCGGTGATCTTCCCGGCCGAGGCCCGGCCCTACCTCAGCGCCATCTCGCAGGTCGGGCTCCTGCTGTTCATGTTCCTGATCGGCTGGGAGTTCGACCGTCGGGTGGTGGCCCGCCGCAAGGCGTTGACCCTGTCGGTCTCGCTCTGCTCGATCGCGCTCTCCTTCGGCCTGGGCGTCGGTCTCGCCGCCCTGCTCTACGCCGACCACGCCACGGTCGCCGGCCGGCGGGTGCCCTTCACGGTGTTCGCGCTGTTCCTCGGCGCCGCGATGTCGATCACGGCGTTCCCGGTGCTGGCCCGCATCCTCAAGGACCGCAAACTGCTGCACACCGAGGTCGGCGTGCTCGCGCTGGGCAGCGCGGCGATCGACGACATCCTCGCCTGGTGCATCCTGGCGCTGGTCGCCGCGATCGCCGCCGCCGGGGACGGCACCGACCTGGTCCAGATCGCCGTGCTCTCGGCCGCCTACGTCGCGGTCATGTCCACCGTGGTCCGCCCGCTGCTGACCGCCTTCGTCCGTCGTACGGCGGCGCTGAACCGGCCGGCGTACCTGGCGATCTTCGTCGCGGCCGGTGTGTTCCTGTCCTCCTACGCGACCACCTGGATCGGCATCCACGCGATCTTCGGCGCGTTCGCCTTCGGCTTCATCATGCCCCGCCGGCCCGAGGCGGCGCTGCACCGGCAGGTGCGCGAGCCGTTCGAGAACATCGGCCTGGTACTCCTCCCGGTCTTCTTCATCGTCACCGGGCTCGGCGTCGACATCGCCTCGTTGACCGCGGCGAACTACCTGGAGCTGGGGGCGATCATCCTGGTCGCCTGCGTCGGCAAGACGATCGGCGCGGCCGCACCGGCGCTGGCCCTCGGCCTGCCCGGCCGGGACGCCCGCACCCTCGGCGTCCTGATGAACACCCGAGGGCTGACCGAACTGATCGTGCTGAACGTCGGCGTGAGCCTGCACGTGCTGGACAAGCAGATGTTCACCATGATGGTGATCATGGCGCTGGTCACCACGGCGATGGCCGGACCGCTGCTGCCGAAGGCCCCGGCGACACCCGCTGCGGACGTCGCCCGGCCGGAGCCGGCCGACCGGGCCGTGCCGTCGCGCTGA